One Nicotiana tomentosiformis chromosome 4, ASM39032v3, whole genome shotgun sequence genomic window carries:
- the LOC104107426 gene encoding probable carbohydrate esterase At4g34215, translated as MIPFLWLILLTHIRWVNTADLANVSTSQVQNIFILAGQSNMSGRGGVTNHGQNGIVNETWDGVIPPECQSNPNILRLSAGFTWVEAQEPLHQDIDLGKVCGVGPGMSFANSVLEKDPSFGVIGLVPCAIGGTNISEWVRGGVLYNQMIRRTEAALQRGGKLQALLWYQGESDTQTLEDAKLYKFRLKRLFKSVRRDLQSPTLPVIQVALASSLGPYKEQVRKAQLVINLPNVRTVDAKGLPVGMDYVHITTLAQVHLGQMLADAFLQTQTTQVVLLPIQTETTMTSNAPKRCSNFVLDVLLSPFR; from the exons ATGATCCCTTTTCTTTGGTTAATACTTCTAACACACATTAGATGGGTAAATACCGCAGATCTAGCAAATGTTTCAACTTCACAAGTCCAAAACATATTCATTTTAGCTGGACAAAGCAATATGTCCGGCCGAGGTGGTGTCACTAACCATGGCCAAAATGGCATAGTTAATGAAACATGGGATGGTGTAATTCCACCAGAATGTCAATCCAATCCAAATATCCTCAGACTCAGTGCAGGATTTACATGGGTTGAAGCTCAAGAACCACTTCACCAAGACATAGATTTGGGTAAAGTTTGTGGGGTTGGGCCAGGAATGTCATTTGCCAATTCAGTTCTTGAGAAAGATCCAAGCTTTGGAGTGATTGGTTTGGTGCCTTGTGCTATTGGGGGTACAAATATAAGTGAATGGGTTCGTGGGGGTGTTTTGTATAATCAGATGATAAGAAGGACAGAGGCTGCGTTGCAAAGAGGTGGGAAGCTCCAAGCTTTGCTATGGTACCAAGGTGAGAGTGATACCCAGACTCTTGAGGATGCCAAATTGTACAAATTTAGATTAAAGAGATTATTCAAGAGTGTGCGCCGTGATCTACAGTCACCTACTTTGCCTGTGATTCag GTAGCACTGGCATCATCTCTAGGGCCTTATAAGGAGCAGGTTAGAAAAGCTCAACTGGTTATTAATCTTCCAAATGTAAGAACCGTTGATGCCAAAGGGCTCCCAGTGGGCATGGATTATGTGCACATTACTACACTGGCACAAGTCCATCTTGGGCAGATGCTGGCTGATGCCTTCCTTCAGACTCAGACTACTCAAGTCGTGCTTCTGCCTATTCAGACAGAGACTACTATGACTAGTAATGCCCCCAAACGATGCTCCAATTTTGTTTTGGATGTTCTACTTAGTCCATTTAGATGA